Proteins encoded together in one Leishmania infantum JPCM5 genome chromosome 20 window:
- a CDS encoding putative RNA editing complex protein MP90 → MTRRSPTPPPDFPLDSLPIYEPHDHNGPPRTKIGFHLPMRSLPASLALDFFFPGAGPNDSPQAANASSSSSRAHSNGGSANIDLDVRYEEAGNGAGSEHQQHTSRLDRAAHGTEGLSAAGAGSVTGDTSTAFCRLCRESFDNDGTLRSHITVADRARHVSHPVREVALETLTLLAVRGYPIDNIMTVWADILFNCPLFPRIRSMTDPRWSIEKRAARIGTILRALKQVGVLDVALATAEPTDVVGSLNSRYRRRRVAFERLEYIGDNCWGNNISNRILLLYPDQQWLYSERCSTFTLVRDACEMNVNLDFVFDTLELWHLLSTTAHSRLGSGKVKADLVEGIFGELHLHLYGMVPKLQDDVEYVETNGAREVQLVAVVEHCLTELYDLIVLKHARDLVTSAIPLAKELAAKRIWARTRPFVLPQKRPNTGRARSKTAMSNGAPHASAFPSAAPTVGRAATAARTGSFPATRTGAATANASVTTLEDLFDVSPSSLQQQQQHDMSACGAASGTIESRADGRTEVAVVSDSGKGSRHHTKERAEEAAAVARGRAGVMPISPLFSTPLSLTLSASIGLGSTRVLPALPRLFTTPHVYPERVPNPLRLLPLSAIPSMTYCHHTRSDVFARMKVSYERLGLLHEGSSRMHYVVSPIPPAWAVLIGTLVPQLVGFVPLPVKPIGDIKGASAEARRLLVPMDEGGLYCRDALYNLAVSPSSPAAASSPHAAPSPMSTAWTLQNAGLPSLSVTPSKTREDDDDASSGENGRSGCTFAPSRYVPPGIRAPPAGVVTDRNLCRGVFAFLAVGVADAVAEAEQLTRTDAVSVSAATPAGPTTGARSSGEGPAQHSAEDNSPKASATVCAQRMKAATDYWRRRSQTSLQNFSAGSGEASLPR, encoded by the coding sequence ATGACGCGGCGAAGCCCCACTCCACCACCGGACTTCCCGCTGGACAGTCTACCCATCTACGAGCCCCATGACCATAACGGGCCACCGCGCACCAAAATCGGCTTCCACCTTCCCAtgcgctcgctgccggcATCTCTAGCCCTCGACTTCTTCTTTCCTGGTGCAGGCCCTAACGACAGCCCGCAAGCAGCCaacgcctccagcagcagcagtaggGCCCACAGCAATGGGGGGTCTGCAAACATTGACCTTGACGTGCGCTACGAAGAAGCCGGCAACGGTGCCGGCAGtgagcatcagcagcacaccTCGAGGCTCGACCGCGCGGCGCACGGTACGGAAGGACTCTCCGCTGCGGGCGCTGGCAGTGTCACTGGCGACACATCCACGGCGTTCTGCCGTCTGTGTCGCGAAAGCTTCGATAACGACGGAACACTAAGGTCACACATTACAGTCGCAGACCGGGCGCGGCACGTCTCTCACCcggtgcgcgaggtggcgctTGAAACGCTGACACTGTTGGCCGTGCGCGGATACCCCATCGACAATATAATGACGGTGTGGGCCGACATCCTGTTCAACTGTCCACTGTTTCCGCGCATTCGCAGCATGACAGACCCGCGGTGGTCGATCGAGAAGCGGGCTGCTCGAATCGGCACTATCCTGCGGGCTTTAAAGCAGGTTGGAGTGCTTGATGTCGCCCTTGCGACGGCAGAGCCGACGGACGTGGTGGGCTCGCTCAACTCGCGCTaccggcgacgccgcgtcGCCTTTGAACGACTGGAGTACATCGGCGACAACTGCTGGGGCAACAACATTTCTAATCGGATCTTGTTGTTGTACCCTGATCAGCAGTGGCTGTATAgcgagcgctgcagcacgttcACGCTGGTGCGTGATGCGTGCGAGATGAACGTCAATCTCGACTTTGTCTTCGACACACTGGAGCTGTGGCACCTCTTGTCGACCACGGCGCATTCGCGACTAGGGAGTGGAAAGGTGAAGGCCGACCTTGTGGAAGGTATCTTTGGGGAGCTACACCTGCACCTCTACGGTATGGTGCCTAAGCTGCAGGATGATGTGGAGTACGTGGAGACGAACGGCGCTAGAGAGGTGCAGCTGGTCGCAGTCGTGGAGCACTGCCTGACAGAGCTGTACGACCTCATCGTGCTGAAGCACGCGCGCGACCTCGTCACATCGGCCATACCTCTCGCGAAGGAATTGGCGGCGAAGCGAATATGGGCGCGAACGCGCCCTTTTGTGCTGCCGCAGAAGCGTCCCAACACTGGCCGGGCTCGAAGCAAGACCGCGATGAGCAACGGGGCGCCGCATGCGTCAGCCTTTCCATCTGCTGCTCCGACGGTCGGacgcgctgccaccgccgcgcgcacaggGTCCTTTCCGGCGACACGCACCGGAGCGGCGACAGCAAATGCGTCTGTGACTACGCTGGAGGACCTCTTCGATGTGTCGCCTTCGtccttgcagcagcagcagcagcacgataTGTCCGCATGCGGAGCGGCCAGTGGCACCATCGAGTCGCGCGCTGACGGGCGCACGGAGGTAGCCGTGGTAAGCGACAGCGGTAAAGGTAGCAGGCATCACACGAAAGAGCGGGCCGAagaagcggctgcggtggcgagggGGCGAGCCGGCGTGATGCCGATCTCTCCTTTATTCTCCACCCCCTTATCCCTCACGCTGTCGGCCTCCATTGGTTTAGGTAGCACACGTGTCCTGCCGGCGTTGCCGCGTCTCTTTACCACTCCACACGTGTACCCCGAACGCGTGCCCaacccgctgcgcctcctgccgcTCTCGGCCATCCCAAGCATGACCTACTGTCACCACACGCGCTCAGACGTTTTTGCGAGGATGAAGGTGAGTTACGAGCGCCTTGGTCTGCTTCACGAAGGTTCGAGCCGCATGCACTATGTGGTAAGCCCTATTCCGCCGGCGTGGGCGGTGCTGATCGGCACACTCGTGCCGCAGCTCGTGGGAttcgtgccgctgcctgtCAAGCCGATCGGTGACATAAAAGGTGCATCGGCCGAAGCGCGTCGGCTTTTGGTGCCCATGGATGAGGGCGGCCTGTACTGTCGGGATGCCCTCTACAATCTCGCAGtgtcgccgtcctcgccggctgccgcctcgtcaccccacgcagcaccgtcgccgatgAGCACTGCGTGGACACTGCAGAATGCCGGcttgccctccctctctgtcaCACCGAGCAAGACaagagaagacgacgacgacgcttcCTCGGGCGAAAAcgggcgcagcgggtgcacCTTCGCTCCCTCCCGCTACGTGCCGCCCGGTATtcgagcgccgccggctgGCGTGGTGACAGACCGTAAcctctgccgcggcgtcttTGCCTTTCTGGCTGTCGGTGTGGCTGACGCCGTGGCAGAGGCTGAGCAACTCACGCGCACGGACGCGGTGTCGGTCAGTGCCGCTACCCCGGCGGGCCCCACCACAGGGGCGCGGTCCTCTGGTGAGGGCCCGGCGCAGCACTCCGCAGAAGACAACTCGCCTAAAGCGTCGGCGactgtgtgcgcgcagcgGATGAAGGCGGCAACGGACtactggcggcgccgctcgcaGACCTCCCTCCAGAACTTCTCGGCCGGATCCGGTGAGGCGTCACTGCCTCGCTAG